One Ricinus communis isolate WT05 ecotype wild-type chromosome 2, ASM1957865v1, whole genome shotgun sequence DNA segment encodes these proteins:
- the LOC8287992 gene encoding vacuolar iron transporter homolog 1, whose protein sequence is MSSNQAKSVNNTKFPLAINNDIEQQSTALELESKDDFDYSKRAQWLRAAVLGANDGLVSTASLMMGVGAVKQDVKAMILTGFAGLVAGACSMAIGEFVSVYSQLDIELAQMKREKERGVKEENENEGEKESLPNPLQAAAASALAFSMGAMVPLLAASFIRDYKVRLGVIVAAVSLALVIFGWLGAVLGKAPVVRSSARVFIGGLMAMAITFGLTKLIGTNAL, encoded by the coding sequence ATGTCGAGCAATCAAGCAAAATCTGTCAACAATACCAAGTTCCCTCTTGCTATTAACAATGATATTGAGCAACAATCAACAGCCCTAGAGCTTGAATCCAAGGATGATTTTGACTACTCAAAAAGAGCACAATGGCTTCGAGCAGCTGTTCTTGGTGCCAATGATGGTTTAGTATCAACTGCATCATTGATGATGGGTGTTGGTGCTGTTAAACAAGACGTTAAAGCAATGATACTAACTGGGTTTGCTGGTTTAGTAGCTGGTGCTTGTAGTATGGCAATAGGCGAGTTCGTGTCAGTGTATTCCCAGTTAGACATAGAGTTGGCTCAaatgaagagagaaaaagaaagaggagtaaaagaagaaaatgaaaatgaaggaGAGAAGGAGAGTTTACCAAACCCACTACAAGCAGCTGCAGCATCAGCTCTTGCTTTTTCAATGGGTGCAATGGTGCCATTATTAGCTGCTTCTTTCATAAGAGATTACAAAGTGAGGCTTGGAGTAATAGTTGCAGCAGTAAGCTTAGCTTTGGTAATATTTGGATGGTTAGGAGCTGTTCTGGGGAAGGCACCAGTGGTTAGGTCTTCAGCTAGGGTTTTCATTGGAGGGTTAATGGCCATGGCTATAACCTTTGGTCTAACCAAGTTGATTGGTACAAATGCACTGTGA